A region from the Variovorax sp. RKNM96 genome encodes:
- a CDS encoding urea ABC transporter substrate-binding protein produces the protein MKLSHALFSLGCTMVLATAATAALAAEPLKVGLMEDVSGDLAVLGKPKLNGSQLAVEEINKAGGILGRQIELIHLDPQGDNARYQEFTRRLLSKDKVDVLIGGITSASREAIRPIVDRTQTPYFYTNQYEGGVCDANMISMGAVPEQQFSTLIPYMVEKFGKKVYVVAADYNFGQISAEWNRTILKDVGGTVVGEEFIPLGVSQFAQTIQNIQKAKPDWLLMLNVGAAQDSFFEQAAAAKLNLPMGSSVKVMLGFEHKRFAPPALNRMHATANWFEEIDTPAANEFKKRWHAKFPNEPYINDMGYNAYNALYMYKTMVEKAKSTKLADIRKVIAAGEACIEAAEGKVCIDPKSQHASHEMRLIAVDEKHNVKVLKDYGTIQPYWLGQIGCDLTKKNDRKQYTPSDLPKKL, from the coding sequence ATGAAACTAAGTCACGCGCTTTTCTCCCTGGGCTGCACGATGGTGCTGGCCACCGCCGCGACCGCGGCCCTGGCGGCCGAGCCGTTGAAGGTCGGCCTGATGGAAGACGTCTCGGGCGACCTCGCCGTGCTGGGCAAGCCCAAGCTGAACGGCTCGCAACTGGCGGTGGAAGAGATCAACAAGGCCGGCGGCATCCTGGGCCGGCAGATCGAGCTCATCCACCTGGACCCGCAGGGCGACAACGCGCGCTACCAGGAGTTCACGCGGCGTCTCCTGAGCAAGGACAAGGTGGACGTGCTGATCGGCGGCATCACCTCGGCCTCGCGTGAAGCCATTCGCCCGATCGTCGACCGCACGCAGACGCCGTACTTCTATACCAACCAGTACGAAGGCGGCGTGTGCGATGCGAACATGATCAGCATGGGCGCGGTGCCCGAGCAGCAGTTCTCCACGCTCATTCCGTACATGGTCGAGAAGTTCGGCAAGAAGGTCTACGTGGTCGCCGCCGACTACAACTTCGGCCAGATCTCCGCCGAGTGGAACCGCACGATCCTCAAGGACGTGGGCGGCACGGTGGTCGGGGAAGAATTCATTCCGCTGGGCGTCTCGCAGTTCGCGCAGACCATCCAGAACATCCAGAAGGCCAAGCCCGACTGGCTGCTGATGCTCAACGTGGGCGCCGCGCAGGACTCGTTCTTCGAGCAGGCCGCGGCCGCCAAGCTGAACCTGCCGATGGGCTCCTCGGTGAAGGTCATGCTGGGCTTCGAGCACAAGCGCTTCGCGCCGCCCGCGCTCAACCGCATGCACGCCACGGCCAACTGGTTCGAGGAGATCGACACCCCCGCGGCCAACGAGTTCAAGAAGCGCTGGCACGCCAAGTTCCCGAACGAGCCCTATATCAATGACATGGGCTACAACGCCTACAACGCGCTCTACATGTACAAGACGATGGTCGAGAAGGCCAAGTCGACCAAGCTGGCGGACATTCGCAAGGTGATCGCCGCGGGCGAGGCCTGCATCGAGGCGGCCGAAGGCAAGGTGTGCATCGACCCCAAGAGCCAGCATGCCTCGCACGAGATGCGCCTCATCGCAGTGGACGAGAAGCACAACGTGAAGGTCCTCAAGGACTACGGAACGATCCAGCCGTACTGGCTGGGCCAGATCGGCTGCGACCTGACCAAGAAGAACGACCGCAAGCAGTACACGCCGTCGGACCTGCCCAAGAAGCTCTGA